A genomic region of Nostoc sp. UHCC 0702 contains the following coding sequences:
- a CDS encoding Uma2 family endonuclease, with amino-acid sequence MTSLSALTLPDHTQLPESDGKFVKNWQEHPQSILLTDSIKPVLEQLHPDSQYCIGQDLGIYWRLTDPPEKGATAPDWFYVPNVPPTLNGKTRRSYVLWKEYVAPLIVLEFVSGDGTEERDKTSPSQGDVGKFWIYEQAIRVPYYGIYEVTKAQVEVYHLIDNAYQLMTPNERGHYPIAPLGVELGIWQGLYQNAELPWLRWWDATGNLLLTGEERAVIERQKRERIVEKLRSLSDEQLNALGIDLEMLE; translated from the coding sequence ATGACTTCCCTATCGGCATTAACTTTACCCGACCACACCCAACTACCAGAGTCAGATGGTAAATTTGTGAAGAATTGGCAAGAACATCCCCAAAGTATCTTACTGACTGACTCAATTAAACCTGTTTTAGAGCAACTTCATCCTGATAGTCAATATTGTATTGGACAGGATTTAGGCATTTACTGGCGATTGACTGATCCTCCAGAGAAAGGTGCTACAGCACCAGATTGGTTTTATGTACCCAATGTCCCGCCGACTCTGAATGGTAAAACGCGGCGTTCCTATGTTTTATGGAAGGAGTATGTCGCGCCATTAATTGTGCTGGAATTTGTCTCTGGAGATGGTACTGAAGAACGAGATAAAACATCACCTTCACAAGGAGATGTTGGTAAATTTTGGATTTACGAACAGGCAATTAGAGTACCTTATTATGGGATTTATGAAGTAACAAAAGCCCAGGTAGAGGTGTATCACTTAATCGATAATGCCTATCAACTGATGACACCCAATGAACGGGGACATTACCCAATTGCCCCTTTGGGGGTGGAATTAGGAATCTGGCAGGGGCTGTATCAAAATGCAGAGTTACCTTGGTTGCGGTGGTGGGATGCAACAGGAAATCTATTACTCACAGGTGAGGAACGCGCTGTGATTGAACGACAAAAGCGAGAGAGAATTGTAGAGAAATTACGATCGCTCTCTGATGAACAACTTAACGCTTTGGGAATTGACTTAGAAATGCTGGAATAA
- a CDS encoding DMT family transporter → MNIFNQTIMALALLFVGVSAISFGSIFMRLSEAELSPHATVFNRFWLASVVFWLWYGYKAIRQRFSSDQPVEKQVYTRQDIFLLLSAGILWAATLVTLAWSLTQTSVAICSVLHNLAPIFTSLGAWLLFRQGFDRQFLVGMVIAVGGAIAIEIQELQVAHGKVQGGIAAIISAVFLAAYLLIVEKLRTKFTPTTIQLWICAIAALVIFPILLYTQEQIFPSSVNSWLFVISLALVCQVLGHGILTYSLARFSSVVVSLVHLLEPVFSGIFALVIFSERLSFSNLLGFTGVLIGLYLAVSNQAAINSPLKESFKTIVNNFVVKLTFNSK, encoded by the coding sequence TGCTTTATTATTTGTAGGTGTAAGTGCCATATCTTTTGGCTCTATCTTCATGAGATTAAGCGAAGCTGAACTCAGTCCCCATGCTACTGTATTTAATCGCTTTTGGCTTGCAAGTGTGGTCTTCTGGCTATGGTATGGATACAAGGCGATACGTCAGCGATTTTCCTCTGACCAACCTGTAGAAAAGCAGGTTTACACCCGTCAGGATATATTTTTATTACTAAGTGCTGGTATTTTGTGGGCTGCTACCTTAGTGACTTTGGCTTGGTCACTGACTCAAACGAGTGTAGCAATTTGTAGTGTCTTACATAATCTCGCCCCCATATTTACCAGCTTAGGGGCTTGGTTGTTGTTTCGTCAGGGTTTTGATCGGCAATTTCTCGTAGGGATGGTCATCGCCGTTGGAGGAGCGATCGCAATTGAAATTCAAGAATTGCAAGTCGCTCATGGTAAAGTGCAAGGAGGCATTGCTGCAATCATTTCTGCGGTTTTCTTAGCTGCATATTTGTTGATAGTAGAAAAATTGCGGACTAAATTTACCCCTACCACAATTCAGTTGTGGATTTGTGCGATCGCTGCTTTAGTTATCTTCCCCATACTTTTGTATACTCAAGAGCAGATTTTCCCTTCTTCAGTGAATAGTTGGCTTTTCGTCATTTCCCTAGCCCTCGTCTGTCAAGTTTTAGGTCATGGAATTTTGACATATAGCCTTGCCAGATTTTCCTCTGTGGTTGTCTCTTTGGTGCATTTGTTAGAGCCTGTATTTAGTGGAATTTTCGCGCTGGTAATTTTTTCAGAAAGGTTAAGTTTCTCGAATTTGTTAGGTTTTACTGGAGTTTTAATCGGTTTATATTTAGCCGTATCTAACCAAGCTGCGATTAATTCTCCGCTGAAAGAATCATTCAAAACTATTGTGAACAATTTTGTTGTCAAATTGACATTTAACAGTAAATAG